Part of the Chthonomonadales bacterium genome, GTAACAAAACGGAGCGCCTCTTCGGGTATTTCACCTGGCACGCCGACGACTCGCCTCCGGTGAACCCGCTCGGCGACCTCTACAAGACGCAGGTCTGGGCGCTCGCCCGCCACATGGGCGTGCCAGAGGTCATCGTGAGCAAGCCGGCGTCAGCCGACCTGATTGTCGGGCAGACGGACGAATCTGACTTCGGCATCTCCTATGCGCGCGCCGACCGCATCCTCTACTACCTGCTGCAGGGCTACCCCGAGCGCAAGCTCTTGGAGATGGGCTTCCCGGCCGCCGACGTGCGGCTGGTGAAGGGGAAGGTGGACGCCACCCACTGGAAGCGGCACATGCCCACCACGGCGATGCTCTCCGCCACATCGATCAACGACTTCTACCTGCGCCCTGTGGACTACTGAGCCTCCGTATGGGGCGGCCGCGCACCTTGGCGGTTCTCTGCGGTTCAGCGCGCCCTCCGGCAGGAATTTCGATAGGCTAAGTAAAATGCTGCAGGCGGCGCCGCGCGCGGCGGCCAGGGAGGGCATGCACCGATGGGCACGCTGACGACGGCGCGCGCGGGCGCACGAATGCTGTTCAACCACCCGGAGCTCGTTGGGTGGTACTTCCGCAACAAGCTGCGGGTCACCGGTCTCGCCGCCGAGCAGGAGACCGGCGAGGGCTACGCGCGCCACCCGGTCGGCATCACTTTCAAGCCCACGCTGAGCTGCAACCTCCGCTGCCGCATGTGCTCGTTCGTCGCGAGCGGCGCAGTGTTCACCAATCCCCGCGACAGCCTGCCCCTCGGGGCGTGGAAGAGCGTGGTGGACGACGTGCGCCCGTGGCGGCCGTACATCTGGTTCACGGGCGGCGAGCCGACCCTCTACCCCGAGTTCGTGCCGCTCGTGCGCTACATCAAGGAGCAGGGGATGACGGCCGGCGTGACCACCAACGGCACCACGCTGCGCAACAAGGCCGCGGAGCTGCTGGAGTGGCCGATGGACATGATGGTCGTGTCGATCGACGGCCGGGGAGAGGTGCACAACCACGTACGCGGCAACGCGAAGGCCTTCGAGCGCACGATGGAAGGGGTGATGCTGCTGCAGGAGTTGAAGCGGAAGCGCGGCCTGGCGAAGCCGGCGCTCATCGTCAACTGCGCGCTCACGCCCGACAACTACCAGCAGGCCATCGAGATGGTGGGTGTGGCGGAGGAGCTCGGCGCCGAGGCGCTCAACTACCAGCACCTCTGGCAGCTCACCGACTCGATGGTGCGAGCTCACAACGCACGCTGGGGCACCGCGCACACCGTGTCGTACGAGCAGTCTGGCGGCATGGAGCCGGCGCCGGTGGATGTGGAGGGCGTGATCCGCATCGTGCACGAAATCAAGCGCCAGCCGAGCCGGATCCCGGTCCTGTTCCATCCGGAGATCAGCGACGCGGAGATCCGCACCTACTACGAGCGGCCGGAGGTGTTTGTCCGACGCCGCCCCGCCGCCTGCGCCTGGCTGAACACGGACGTGCTCCCCAACGGCGACGTCTCCCCGTGCTTCGACGTTATTTGCGGCAACATCCTCGATCGCCCGTTTCGCGAGATCTGGAACGGCCCGGAGTTCCGAGCCCACCGTGCGCGCCTCGGCGCTGACGGTGACTTCCCGATCTGCGCCCGCTGCTGCGCCTACTGGCGGCGCGACTGAGCCTACCGACAGCCCCTCGGGCCGACGGTCCCGACATCCGCCTCGCACCATCGGGAGCCGAAAATTCCCCTTGCGTTCCGCCGCATTGACGCTATAATGTGCGCACCGCATGAGCCCGCACGGGCCGTCGCGGCGGGCCGAAAGGAGGCTGCTCGCCGCCCGAATCGCGTCAGGGGCGCCGTGCCGGCGCCCCGGGGAGATAGGCCATGCCATTCGCGAGGCTTGTCGCCGCCGCTGCTGTCCTCCTACTTCTCGGCGGCTGCGCGAGCAAGAAACCGGCGCCCCCTTCCACGACCCGGATGCCCTCCGAGGGCCAGACGGGTCACCTGCAGTCGGGGCAGGCGCCGGGCGGATCGGGGCCAGCCATCCAGACCGGCATCGCCGGACCGGCGGTCAGCCCGGCCGCGCCGGCGCCTGGAACGTCGCAATCGGCGCCCAACAGCCCGCCATAGCGGCCGACCACACGGCCAGCCCTATCGCAACGTTCGCACGAGCACGCTCTTGACGCAAAGGAGCCCACGATGAACGCCGCATCCAGGCGCGCCTTCACGCTGATCGAGTTGTTAGTCGTGATCGCGATTATCGCGATTCTGGCAGCCATCCTCTTCCCCGTCTTTGCCCGAGCGCGCGAGCAGGCACGCAAGTCTACCTGCACGAGCAACATCAAGCAGATCACGCTCGGCATGCTCATGTACACCCAGGACTATGACGAGCGCTTTCCCGCCGGTCGGGGCGACTGCCGCCACGGCGACTGCCCGTCGCCGGGGAGCGGTTTCCAGTGCTGGGAGCAACCCGACGGCCGCGGCATCGACGACTTCAACATGCAGGCGATGATGTACGCGCTCAAGATCCAGCCCTACATCAAGAACAAGGACATATTCGTCTGCCCGAGCGCTCCCAACGAGGGGTACTACAAGGACTGGATGTCGGGCGGCGCCGTGCCGGCCATCATGAACGCGGCCGGCTTCCACGGCGTCGATTACGAGTGGAAGCTGGCCTACTCGCTCGCGACGCGCTGCGGGCGCAAGCTCGCCAACTTCTCCGTGCCCGCGCAGCAGATCATGATCATCGAGGCCTGGAGCACCGGAGCGCCGCACGACGGCATCGCGAGCGACTACACCGGACGTAAGGACCAGTCGGCCGTGACCGGCATGAACGATGGCCACGTGAAGTTCATGCGCATCTCGCAGCACAAGCAGCTCGTTTGCGACCCGAACCGTGGCGACATCGACATGCACTGGGCGGTGCACATCGATGACTGCGGGTGGGACTGGCAGCCCGAGTTCTCCCTCGACTGGCCGTAGCCGCGCCCTGCGCCGGCCCCCGTTCCCGGGGGCCGGCGCGTCCCCGGCCAAAACACGCATCTCGCTCCCCTTGCGGTGCGCGCACCAACCCGCTATAATGGACGCAGCCCGCCCGAACAGCCCGTATTCGAGGGCGGTGGGGCCCCGGTCCAACCATCCGCGGCCCCACGATTCGGCGGCGCCACATGGATCGCGCCGCGAGGCGCGACACTCAAGTGCGCGAAAGGAGAGAGGGAGTGCCAAGGCGCTACCATCGTTCCACTGGCTTCACCCTGATTGAGTTGCTCGTCGTAATTGCGATCATCGCGATTCTTGCCGCCATCCTGTTCCCTGTCTTCGCGAGGGCCCGGGAGCAGGCACGCAAGACGGCCTGCCTCAGCAACATCAAGCAGATCGCGCTTGCATCCCAGATGTACGCGCAGGACTATGACGAGGTCTACCCCGACTCACGTGTCTCCAGCGACGCGATCGACGGCCCCGGCTGCTCCAGCCTTGGGCCCCCGAACCCGGCTGGCTACCACGGCGGCACCCACATCACCTGCTGGAGCGTTCGCCTCTATGCTCCCGGCACCGGCAACACCACCAAGGTTCTGGCCGGCTACCCGCAGCGCTACAACCCGTACGTGAAGAGCGACAAGATCTTCCTGTGCCCGAGCGACAACGGCGCCGACCGGTGGATCACGGGCAGCGAGCGCACCTCCTACTACCAGCGCCATGCGCACGACGTCTGGTGCGTGGGCTGGGGCTACCAGGACGCCAAGATGGCCGTAGTGCAGCGCCCGGCGCAGCTCGCGCTCTTCATCGAGGAGTTCTGGCACGCCGGCGGCCGCCCCTGGGCCTGGGACGGCACGAACACCGGCGCCCGCGGCTCCAACGCCGGCTTCTACGATGGCCACGCCAAGTACATCCCTGTGAACTTCGTCACGGGCAACCACGGTATAGGCGGCTACGACCTCAACTGGTTCTTCAACAGCGTCGGCGGTATCGGCGCAAGCGGCCACTGGCGCTTCACCGAGGACCCGTACGACGTCGGCAGCTAACCGGCCAGGAGAGAGCGACATGCGCGTGAGCACTCCCGTCGCCATCGTGATCATCGTCGTGGTGGTTGTGGTGGCCGCGGTGTTCATCTGGAAGGGGTCGACCGGCGGCAACTACGGGGAGCCGCCGCCGATCCAGTCGGGACTGCCCGAGGGCGCGACACCGGGCGGGACGACCCCGGCGCCGCCCGCGCCGGCCGCCCCGAACTAGCCAGGAGCGCGCTGCCGCGATGCCGCGCAGGTCCACCAGCCCCCCGGTCCGTGCGGACCCGGGGGGCTGGCTTTCGCGTGGCGGCCGCGGCCCCCCGCTTTACATGGGGAGCGCTGCTCGCTACAATGGGCGCCAGGAGGCCACAACGTGACGAACGACGAGGCGGTGGCGCTGTTCGAGACGGCCGGGGCCCTGCTGAGCGGGCATTTCCGCCTGTCCTCCGGTCTGCATAGCCCGCGGTACCTGGAGAAGTTCCGCCTCGTGGAGGAGCCGCGGCTGCTGGAGCCGCTCTGCGAGGAGCTTGCCGGGCGCTTTGCGGGCGACGGCGTGGAGTGCGTCCTTGGGCCGACGACGGCCGGCATCATTCTTGCCTACAACCTCGCCCGCATGCTGGACGTGTCCGCTCGCTATGCGGAGCGGATGGAGGGCGCGGGTCGCGGGCTTCGGCGGGGGCAGATTCTGGCGCCCGGGACGCGCGTGCTCGTGGTGGACGACGTGATGACGACGGGCGGCGCCGTCGTGGAGTGCGCCCGAATCGTCGAGCGTCACGGCGCGTGCCTGGTCGGGATCGGCGTCCTCGCCGACCGCAGCGGTGGGACGATCCCGCTGCCCGCGCGGCTGGAGGCCGTCCTCTCGGTCGCCGTGCCGGCCTACTCACCCGACGTCTGTCCGCTCTGCGCGGCCGGGATGCTCATCAGCCAGCCGGGGACGAGCGCGGGGTCACGCGAGTGAGACGGGCGAGGACCGTGATCGCGGCGTGCCTCGCCGCGTTGCTGTGGTGCGCCGGCGTCGCAGCCGCCCAGCGCGCGCAGCGCATCACGAACCCGGGCTTCGAGCGGGCGGCTGGCGAGCGCGCGGAGGGCTGGGCGCCGTACGAGAGCGGCTACGCCCTGGATCGCGCGGCGCGGCGCGGCGGCGGCGCGAGCATACGCTGCTCGAACTCGGGGCCAGACGAGCGGCGCGGCGCCACCTGGACGCTGGAACTGGCTCAGATCGCGCCGGCGCCGTTGCTGGTGACGGGATGGAGCCGGTCCGAGGGCGTCTCCGGCGCGCCGGACCTCGACTACGCCATCTACGTCGACCTGGAGTACATGGACGGAACGCCGCTGTGGGCCCAGGTCGCGCCCTTTCCGACCGGAACGCACGACTGGGTGCGGCGGCAGGTCCTTGTTGTGCCATCGAAGCCCATTCGGCGCGCATGGATCCACGCGCTCTTCCGCCGGCACACGGGAACGGTCTGGTTCGACGACTTCGACGCGCGCGCGCTGCCCTCTGACGGGGTGTTCGACGGGCAGTTGCTGGCGGCTCCACGCCTCCCGGCGGGCCAGCGGGCTGGCTGGTTCGCGCGAGACGTCGCCGCCGACGGACCCGTGCTACCCATCGCTGATGCGCGCGGCCGCCCCGCGGGCGGCGCGGGCAGGCTCGGCCTGCGCCTGACGGGCTACGTCGAGTCCGCCGCGGGCCGCATCGGGCGCACCACGCTCGCCGACACCACGGGCCGGGATCGCGCGGTCACGCTCTACTACGTGGAGCGCCTCGACGGGCCCCGGCCCATCTGGTGGCAGGACATCCGCCGCGGCCAGCCCGCCGGAAGCGCGGGGGAGTGGGCCAACCTGACGGCCGTGAACGTTGGCGCCACGGGCTTCCTCTCGCTCTACCCGTTCGGGTGCGTCACCGTCGGCCGCACGGGGAGGTGCCTTGGCATCCCGCCGCTGCTCGGCCCCCGCGTGGCGCGCATCGCGTACCACGCGCCGGCGCGGCTCTTTTACGTAGCCTTCGACCTCGCCCTCACCCCGCGCGCTGCGCGCTGCACCGACGGCCGGGGCCACGGAACCGCGAGCGTGGCCGTGGCGCGCTTCAACGTCGATCCCGCGTGGGGGTTCCGCGACGCGGCCGCGCGCTACTACGCCCTCTTCTCGGATGCGTTCGACCGGCGCGCCACCCAGGAAGGCATCTGGATCCCGTTCACGGACCCGGCCACGGTGCGCGGGCACGAGGACTTCGGCTTCGCCTACCACGAAGGCGACAACAGCGTGGCGAGCGACGACCGCCTCGGCATCCTCAGCTTCCGGTACACCGAGCCCATGACCTGGTGGATGGCGATGCCGCCGGCCGCGCCACGCACCTACGAGGAGGCGCTGGCCGAGGTCGACACGCATCGGCGCGGCTCGAGCGAAGAGATGCGCCGGTGGGCGCAGGCGCTCCACACGTCAGGCGTGCGCGGCCCCGACGGACGCTTCGACGTCGCCTTCGTGAATGCCCCGTGGACCAACGGCGCGGTGTGGACGCTCAACCCGAACCCGGATCTGCCGCACGCTCCAGAGGAGTGGACCAAGGGCCGGCTCGCGTTCGGGCCGGAGGCCATCGACCGAGGCTATGGCCCGGGGGCCGCTGGTCGACTCGATGGCGAGTACCTGGACTCGCTGGAAGGCTGGGCGGACGTGCTCGACTACGGGGACCTGAGCCTCCGCTGGTCCACGATCCCGCCGAGCTTTGCGCGCGACACGCGGCGCCCGGTGATCCCAACGTGGTTCTCGGCCTACGAACTGGCACGGCGCATGCGCGGCGGGCTCCGCGCGGCCGGGCGGCTGCTGATGGCGAACGGCACGCCGTGGCGCTTTCACGCCTTCGTCCCGCTGCTCGACGTGGCGGGAACCGAGACCAACTGGCTTCCAGACGGCTCCTGGCGGCCCGACAGCGACGAGGTGTTCTGCTTGCGCCGTACCCTGTGCTTCCGCAAGCCCTATCTACTCCTGATGAACACCGACTTCGACCGGTTCGGGCGCGACCTGGTGGAGCGGTACATGCGCGTGTGCACGGCCTACGCGGTGTTCCCCGGCATGTTCAGCGTGGACGCGTCGAATCACCCCTACTGGGGCGAGCCGCGCTGGTACGAACGGGACCGCGCGCTCTTCAAGCGCTACATCCCGCTCATCGCGCGCCTGTCGCGCGCCGGCTGGGAGCCCCTGACCTACGCCCGGGCCTCCGGCGGCGCCCTGCGCGTGGAGCGCTTCGGGAGGGAGTACGTGACGGTGCTGAACGCGACCGGGGAGGCGGCCTCGGCCCGGTTGAGCGTGGACTGCGCGCGAATTCGCGGGAGGGAGCGGGGGGACCGAACGGCGGTCGAGGACGCGCTGACGGGTGAGGTGATCGGGCGGGCCGGCAAGGGCGGCGAGGCCGCGATGGCCGTTACGGTCGAGCCGTGGGATGTGCGGGTGCTGCGACTGGCCGACGCCGGCCCCGCGCCCCGATGACCTGGAAGGAGGAAGCGATGCCCGGAGAGGAGTTGTGGCCTGGCGCGCGCGCTGCGGATGCCCCGTATACGCCGGGGCTGCGCGTGGGCGACACCGTCTACGTGTCGGGCCAGGTGCCCGTGGATCCGGCAACGAGGCGCGTGGTGGAGGGGGAGTTCGAGGACCGCGTGCGCCAGTGCCTGGCGAACGTCGAGGCGGTGCTGAGGGCGGGCGGAGCCTCGCTCGCGGACGTGGTGAAGGTGACCGTCTTTCTTACGGACATGAACAACTTCGCGCGTCTGAACGCCGTCTACAGCGGGTACTGGGCGGGAACTCGCCCGACGCGGAGTTGCGTCCAGGTCGCGCGCCTGCCGCTAGACGTGGACGTGGAGATCGAGGCGATCGCCATGCGCGGCGGGCGCGCGGGGTAGGCCGCCACGCTCACGGGAGCGCGAGTACCAGGCCGAGCGGGCGGTTGGAGGCGGCGAGGACGGCCGCCGCCGCCGCCCGCATCGGGTCCTCGCGAGCCAGAGCCGAGCCGGCCACGGCGATCTGGCCCGCCGGCCCGGCCCACTCGCCAACGACGCTGACAAGCGTCTGGCCGCGCGAGGTCGGAGTCACCTGCACGTCGGTGACCGATAGCCCGTACCCCTCGGGCAGCAGTCCCTGTACGGCGCTGGCCGTCGTCTCCGCCACGAGGCGAGGCACGCCCTCCTCCGCGGTCGGCGCGCTGGTCGAGGCGGAGTAGGTGGTCAGGCCCTCCAGCAGCACGGCGGACGAGTCGCGCTGGGCGCTGCCGCCGGCCCACTCGAGGCTGACGCTCACCTCCGCCACCCCCTCGCGGTACACCACGGAGACCCTCCCGAGCCTCAGTCGCGGGGCCCCCGGCGGGCCCGTCCGCTGCCGGACGGCGGCGTGGCGCGTGGGGGCCTTTCTCGCCGTGCAGTCGCGGCTCGCCAGGTTGATCAGGTTGTTGACTGTGGCTGCGTAGTGCACGTGCTCGCGCTCTCGGGTGCGCTTGCCCCCGTAGAGGCCAACGCAGCAGGCGATGTGCTCGCCCGCGATGCCGGGAACGTCGATGGCGGCCACGCACCCCGCCACGCGCTCCGCGAGCGCGGTGGCCTGCTCGGCGAGGCGCAGCGTGGCAATACAAAACTCGTCACCGCCGAACCGGCAGAGCACGTCGGTCTCCGCATCCGTGCACGCCCGCAGAACGGCAGCCACTCCCTTGAGCACCTCATCGCCCACGATGTGGCCGTACACCTTGTTGAACTGGCCGAATCGGTCCACGTCGGCGAAGAGGACGGTGATCTCGTTGCCGCTGCTGAGCTGCAGGATTGCCCACTCACGCAGCGCGTCAACCCAGGGAAGCCCGGTGAGGGGATCGGCGGAGCGGCCGATCTCGGGCAGCAGGTCACCGTCGGTGACCACACCCACGAGCCGGCCGCCGTCCATCACGGGAAGGCGGCCGAAGCCGGCCTCGGCCATGAGCACCGCAGCCTCGCGGACGGGCGTTTCCACATCGAGCGTCGGCACCGCAGGGGTCATCACGTCCCCGACCTGCCGTGACGGCTCGGCTCCAAGCAGGTGACTGTAGAGGACGATGCCGACGAGTTCACGCCCGTCGAGCACCGGAAGCCCTCCAATTCCGTGACCGCGCATCAGCCAGATCGCCGATTCCGCCGTGTGCTCGGGGTTCACCCACACGGGCGGGCGGCGAATGACGTCGCGGACCTTCTTCATGGCCAGGCGTCCTTTTGCCGCGCACGTAGCCGGGGGCAGCGCACGGGCGACGTTCAGGCGCGAACTGCGGTGGCCTGGGGTTGCGATGGGCGGCGCCGGGCCGGCCCACACGGGGCCGGAGCATCCGGTCAGCCACATTATAGGGCGAGATGGCGCACGGCGACCACTGATACGATGGCGGGATTCCGGCGGCGGCACGGCGCGGCCCGGGCCCGAGGCGACCGGCCGCGCAGGTGCGCGATATGGACGAGGCTAGGCAGCAGGGGAACGCTGCCTACTGGAGCAGCGCGTCCACGAAAGCATTCGCGTCGAAGGTCTCGAGGTCCTGCGGCTTCTCACCGGTGCCAACAAGTTTGATGGGCAGGCCCAACTCGTCGGCGATCGTGATCACGATGCCCCCGCGCGCGGTGCCGTCGAGCTTGGCCAGTACGATCCCGGTCACGTTGACGGCGTCGCGGAACTGGCGCGCCTGGCTGATGGCGTTCTGCCCGGTCGTCGCGTCCAGGACGAGAAGGCACTCGTCGGCCGGCCGGCCAAGCTCGCGCTCGAGCACCCGG contains:
- a CDS encoding GGDEF domain-containing protein, giving the protein MKKVRDVIRRPPVWVNPEHTAESAIWLMRGHGIGGLPVLDGRELVGIVLYSHLLGAEPSRQVGDVMTPAVPTLDVETPVREAAVLMAEAGFGRLPVMDGGRLVGVVTDGDLLPEIGRSADPLTGLPWVDALREWAILQLSSGNEITVLFADVDRFGQFNKVYGHIVGDEVLKGVAAVLRACTDAETDVLCRFGGDEFCIATLRLAEQATALAERVAGCVAAIDVPGIAGEHIACCVGLYGGKRTREREHVHYAATVNNLINLASRDCTARKAPTRHAAVRQRTGPPGAPRLRLGRVSVVYREGVAEVSVSLEWAGGSAQRDSSAVLLEGLTTYSASTSAPTAEEGVPRLVAETTASAVQGLLPEGYGLSVTDVQVTPTSRGQTLVSVVGEWAGPAGQIAVAGSALAREDPMRAAAAAVLAASNRPLGLVLALP
- a CDS encoding radical SAM protein, whose product is MGTLTTARAGARMLFNHPELVGWYFRNKLRVTGLAAEQETGEGYARHPVGITFKPTLSCNLRCRMCSFVASGAVFTNPRDSLPLGAWKSVVDDVRPWRPYIWFTGGEPTLYPEFVPLVRYIKEQGMTAGVTTNGTTLRNKAAELLEWPMDMMVVSIDGRGEVHNHVRGNAKAFERTMEGVMLLQELKRKRGLAKPALIVNCALTPDNYQQAIEMVGVAEELGAEALNYQHLWQLTDSMVRAHNARWGTAHTVSYEQSGGMEPAPVDVEGVIRIVHEIKRQPSRIPVLFHPEISDAEIRTYYERPEVFVRRRPAACAWLNTDVLPNGDVSPCFDVICGNILDRPFREIWNGPEFRAHRARLGADGDFPICARCCAYWRRD
- a CDS encoding orotate phosphoribosyltransferase; amino-acid sequence: MTNDEAVALFETAGALLSGHFRLSSGLHSPRYLEKFRLVEEPRLLEPLCEELAGRFAGDGVECVLGPTTAGIILAYNLARMLDVSARYAERMEGAGRGLRRGQILAPGTRVLVVDDVMTTGGAVVECARIVERHGACLVGIGVLADRSGGTIPLPARLEAVLSVAVPAYSPDVCPLCAAGMLISQPGTSAGSRE
- a CDS encoding DUF1559 domain-containing protein; this encodes MNAASRRAFTLIELLVVIAIIAILAAILFPVFARAREQARKSTCTSNIKQITLGMLMYTQDYDERFPAGRGDCRHGDCPSPGSGFQCWEQPDGRGIDDFNMQAMMYALKIQPYIKNKDIFVCPSAPNEGYYKDWMSGGAVPAIMNAAGFHGVDYEWKLAYSLATRCGRKLANFSVPAQQIMIIEAWSTGAPHDGIASDYTGRKDQSAVTGMNDGHVKFMRISQHKQLVCDPNRGDIDMHWAVHIDDCGWDWQPEFSLDWP
- a CDS encoding DUF1559 domain-containing protein; its protein translation is MDRAARRDTQVRERREGVPRRYHRSTGFTLIELLVVIAIIAILAAILFPVFARAREQARKTACLSNIKQIALASQMYAQDYDEVYPDSRVSSDAIDGPGCSSLGPPNPAGYHGGTHITCWSVRLYAPGTGNTTKVLAGYPQRYNPYVKSDKIFLCPSDNGADRWITGSERTSYYQRHAHDVWCVGWGYQDAKMAVVQRPAQLALFIEEFWHAGGRPWAWDGTNTGARGSNAGFYDGHAKYIPVNFVTGNHGIGGYDLNWFFNSVGGIGASGHWRFTEDPYDVGS
- a CDS encoding deaminase; this translates as MPGEELWPGARAADAPYTPGLRVGDTVYVSGQVPVDPATRRVVEGEFEDRVRQCLANVEAVLRAGGASLADVVKVTVFLTDMNNFARLNAVYSGYWAGTRPTRSCVQVARLPLDVDVEIEAIAMRGGRAG